A window of Candidatus Obscuribacterales bacterium genomic DNA:
ATCGCACTGTCGTGCTAAGAAGCGCTTGCGCTCTGAGTAATCATATACTCAATAGCTTGTGGGTTATCAATCCGCTTGGAAGCCTGAATAATTTCAATGCCAACGACATTTCTGCTAGCGTCAAAGTCTAGGATAATGCCAGGGGTTTCTTCATCGCTTTCTTCAATCTCTACATCTTTGAGGGTAATCCGAATCACATCTACGTCAGGGTCATATTTGA
This region includes:
- a CDS encoding DUF2283 domain-containing protein, with the translated sequence KYDPDVDVIRITLKDVEIEESDEETPGIILDFDASRNVVGIEIIQASKRIDNPQAIEYMITQSASAS